From Candidatus Hydrogenedentota bacterium, one genomic window encodes:
- a CDS encoding SUMF1/EgtB/PvdO family nonheme iron enzyme: MGRGQGIAPELECARRLRRHVAPARTGIRLPAFCQGLKKGQALRVVRGGSWNNNPRNCRSANRNNDTPDNRNTNNGLRLLRAPDSRSRAAGTARVCAGSPDLFPRRRVRRPKKEPAGAGW; encoded by the coding sequence CTGGGCCGGGGTCAAGGAATCGCTCCAGAGTTGGAATGCGCACGCCGCTTACGGAGACACGTGGCGCCTGCGCGAACGGGTATTCGACTCCCTGCCTTTTGTCAGGGGTTGAAGAAGGGACAGGCACTCCGGGTGGTGCGTGGCGGCTCGTGGAACAACAATCCCAGAAACTGCCGTTCAGCGAATCGCAACAACGACACCCCGGACAACCGCAACACGAACAACGGGTTGCGATTGTTGCGAGCTCCTGATAGCCGGAGTCGCGCGGCGGGAACCGCGCGAGTGTGCGCCGGGAGTCCAGACCTGTTCCCGCGACGGCGCGTGCGCCGTCCAAAGAAAGAACCGGCCGGGGCGGGCTGGTAG
- the avd gene encoding diversity-generating retroelement protein Avd — MTEQELPIIQRSYDLLLWLIPRVNAFPRDYRFVLGDRIEARLLDILEKLIRARYRRDKLGLLEEINADLDVVRYLIRMCRDLGLLDVRRYEYATGGINEIGESLGGWIRQQRKQQ, encoded by the coding sequence ATGACCGAACAAGAACTGCCCATAATTCAGCGGTCTTATGACCTGCTCTTATGGTTGATTCCGCGGGTCAACGCGTTTCCGCGCGACTACCGGTTTGTGCTCGGCGACCGTATCGAGGCGCGCTTGCTGGACATCCTGGAAAAGCTGATCCGTGCCCGATACCGGCGTGACAAGCTGGGGCTGCTCGAGGAAATCAACGCGGACTTGGACGTGGTGCGTTATCTCATCCGCATGTGCAGAGACTTGGGCCTGCTCGACGTCCGGCGCTATGAATACGCCACGGGCGGCATCAATGAAATCGGCGAGAGCCTGGGCGGCTGGATTCGCCAACAGAGAAAGCAGCAATGA
- a CDS encoding SUMF1/EgtB/PvdO family nonheme iron enzyme: MCRFGCSVYACLGLFLICGAVFAAQDRGGGGTAAPPVAASSGARVALVIGNSAYASAPLRNPVNDANAMAEALRACGFEVTLKTDAGLRAIEEAIDAFGDHIGEGGTALFYYAGHGLQVEGRNYLVPVDAAMKAEKDARYECVDADRVLVRMESARAGVSLVILDACRNNPFERNFRTGAAGLASMNAADVAVGCLIAYSTSPGKVAEDGSGANSVYTASLLKQLQVPGLPVEEVFKRVRAEVLQTTASAQKPWESTSLTGSFYFRAPAGGPGPASSDAPPPPVAPSLLGHLQVAVNVPRATVYVDGREAGTATSSKPFEQSNLPAGTAQVTVRAEGYEDHTETVSIEPGKWTQKPVVLAKVSVVQPPEPTRPPSVTQPAQPPQVTVTTGQPKPGDVQTVDLGGGVTLELVWCPPGTFTMGSPESEAQRDDDETQHQVTLTRGFWLGKYEVTQGQWERGMGNNPSGFKGDPRLPVESVSWEDCQEFLDKLNGRVSGGGFRLPTEAQWEYACRAGTTTPFHFGQTISTEQANYDGNDTYGNGRKGVYREKTVVVDSFPSNAWGLHDMHGNVWEWCSDWYGDYSSGSVTDPAGPASGEYRVVRGGSWGNAPRSCRSARRISVTPGSRLAGYGLRLLRTP; encoded by the coding sequence ATGTGTCGCTTCGGGTGTTCCGTATATGCGTGTCTGGGGCTGTTTCTTATCTGCGGTGCGGTCTTCGCCGCACAGGACCGCGGCGGCGGGGGCACGGCCGCGCCGCCGGTGGCGGCTTCGAGCGGCGCGCGAGTCGCCTTGGTCATCGGCAATTCAGCCTATGCGTCCGCGCCGCTGCGCAACCCGGTCAATGACGCGAACGCGATGGCCGAGGCGCTGCGTGCGTGCGGGTTCGAGGTCACGTTGAAGACCGATGCGGGGCTGCGCGCGATAGAGGAGGCTATCGACGCGTTCGGAGACCATATCGGTGAAGGTGGAACGGCGCTCTTTTACTATGCGGGCCACGGCCTTCAGGTCGAAGGACGCAACTACCTCGTTCCCGTCGATGCGGCCATGAAAGCGGAGAAGGACGCGCGTTACGAATGCGTCGATGCCGACCGCGTGCTGGTGCGCATGGAAAGCGCCCGCGCGGGCGTGAGCCTCGTCATCCTTGACGCCTGCCGTAACAACCCCTTTGAGCGCAATTTCCGCACGGGCGCCGCGGGGCTCGCATCGATGAACGCCGCGGACGTCGCCGTGGGCTGTCTCATCGCATATTCGACCAGCCCGGGCAAGGTGGCCGAGGACGGCAGCGGCGCGAACAGCGTCTATACCGCAAGCCTGCTCAAACAGTTACAGGTGCCGGGCCTGCCCGTCGAGGAAGTGTTCAAGCGCGTGCGCGCGGAGGTATTGCAGACGACCGCCAGCGCACAGAAACCCTGGGAAAGCACCTCGCTCACGGGGAGTTTCTATTTCCGGGCGCCTGCGGGCGGCCCCGGACCGGCGTCGTCCGATGCGCCGCCGCCGCCTGTGGCGCCGTCGCTGCTGGGGCATCTGCAGGTGGCGGTGAATGTGCCACGAGCGACGGTGTATGTGGACGGCCGCGAAGCGGGCACGGCGACGTCGTCCAAGCCATTCGAGCAATCGAACCTGCCCGCGGGCACGGCGCAGGTGACGGTTCGCGCCGAGGGCTACGAAGACCATACGGAAACGGTGAGCATCGAGCCGGGCAAGTGGACGCAGAAGCCGGTGGTGCTGGCGAAGGTCAGCGTCGTGCAGCCGCCGGAGCCTACGCGTCCGCCGTCGGTGACCCAACCCGCCCAGCCGCCGCAGGTGACGGTCACGACCGGCCAGCCAAAGCCCGGCGACGTGCAGACGGTGGACCTCGGCGGCGGCGTGACGCTGGAACTGGTCTGGTGCCCTCCGGGGACGTTCACGATGGGCAGCCCGGAGAGCGAGGCGCAGCGCGATGACGATGAGACGCAGCATCAAGTTACACTTACGCGGGGCTTCTGGCTGGGCAAGTACGAGGTGACGCAGGGTCAATGGGAGCGGGGGATGGGAAACAACCCGAGCGGTTTCAAGGGCGACCCGCGTTTGCCGGTGGAGTCCGTATCCTGGGAGGATTGTCAGGAGTTCCTTGATAAGTTGAACGGCCGCGTGAGCGGGGGCGGTTTCCGCCTGCCGACGGAGGCGCAGTGGGAGTATGCGTGCCGCGCGGGGACGACGACGCCATTCCATTTTGGTCAGACGATTTCAACGGAGCAGGCGAACTACGACGGCAACGATACCTACGGTAATGGCCGTAAGGGTGTCTATCGGGAGAAAACAGTGGTAGTGGACAGTTTTCCGTCGAACGCGTGGGGCCTGCACGACATGCATGGAAACGTATGGGAATGGTGCTCGGACTGGTATGGAGACTACTCGTCCGGCTCCGTGACTGACCCTGCGGGCCCGGCATCGGGCGAGTACCGGGTGGTGCGTGGCGGCTCGTGGGGCAACGCTCCCAGAAGCTGCCGTTCGGCGCGTCGCATCAGCGTCACCCCGGGCAGCCGCCTCGCGGGCTACGGGTTGCGATTGTTGCGGACTCCGTAA
- a CDS encoding group II intron reverse transcriptase domain-containing protein, which produces MKRVGSLFWRVTAFENLCEAARLAQRSKRFREDVLAFNYGLEGQLHGLRDELRNKTYVPGPYRTFVIFEPKRRFISAAPYRDRVVHHALCNIIEPVFDAAFIDSCYANRKGKGSHKALDHFVSLARRYRYCLRADVEKYFPSMDHCVLKAIIRHRIKCPDTLWLIELILDHSNEQEPTGIYFEGDSLLTPAERRHGLPIGNLTSQLWANVYLNGVDHRLACAYGGRRYLRYVDDIALFSDDPRELEEARGALDASLAALRLRLHRAKTQILEVADGVNFLGFRVLPDRVRLRQDNLRRARRRMRQMQEDYRRGLISWAGVKESLQSWNAHAAYGDTWRLRERVFDSLPFVRG; this is translated from the coding sequence ATGAAGCGTGTTGGCAGCCTCTTCTGGCGGGTAACGGCGTTCGAGAACCTGTGCGAGGCCGCGCGGCTCGCCCAGCGTTCGAAGCGGTTTCGCGAGGACGTGCTTGCCTTCAACTACGGGCTCGAAGGCCAGCTTCACGGCCTGCGTGACGAACTGCGAAACAAGACATACGTCCCCGGGCCGTATCGTACCTTCGTAATCTTCGAACCGAAGCGCCGCTTCATTTCCGCGGCGCCCTACCGAGACCGCGTGGTGCACCACGCCCTCTGCAACATCATTGAGCCCGTGTTCGACGCCGCGTTCATCGATTCCTGTTACGCGAACCGGAAAGGCAAAGGCTCTCACAAGGCGCTGGACCATTTCGTGTCCCTGGCGCGCCGGTATCGCTACTGCCTGCGCGCCGACGTCGAGAAGTATTTCCCAAGCATGGACCATTGCGTGCTCAAGGCAATCATCCGGCACAGAATAAAGTGCCCGGACACGCTGTGGCTGATTGAACTGATTCTGGACCACAGCAACGAACAGGAGCCAACAGGCATCTACTTCGAGGGCGACAGCCTGTTGACGCCCGCGGAACGCCGCCACGGGCTGCCTATCGGCAACCTCACCAGCCAATTATGGGCGAACGTTTACCTGAACGGCGTGGACCATCGCTTGGCCTGCGCCTACGGGGGCCGCCGTTATCTGCGCTATGTGGACGACATCGCGTTGTTCTCTGATGACCCACGGGAATTGGAGGAGGCGCGCGGCGCGCTGGATGCGTCGCTTGCCGCATTGCGACTGCGCTTGCATCGGGCAAAGACCCAGATTCTGGAAGTTGCGGACGGGGTTAATTTCCTGGGCTTTCGCGTGCTGCCGGACCGTGTCCGTCTGCGCCAGGACAACCTGCGGCGGGCCCGGCGCCGCATGCGCCAGATGCAGGAAGACTATCGCAGGGGCTTGATTTCCTGGGCCGGGGTCAAGGAATCGCTCCAGAGTTGGAATGCGCACGCCGCTTACGGAGACACGTGGCGCCTGCGCGAACGGGTATTCGACTCCCTGCCTTTTGTCAGGGGTTGA
- a CDS encoding caspase family protein encodes MSRRSIAFGIMFLAAVCPVFAAQDRGGGGTAAPPPGGSGSARVALVIGNSAYAASPLRNPVNDANAMAEALRACGFEVTVKTDCDLETMEKAVTAFGERIRGAGAALFYYAGHGMQVNGENYLVPVTAQPESEDEVKFRCTNVGLVLAKMKNSGASVNLLILDACRNNPFPRSVRTTAAGLATMEAAKGVLIAYATAPGSVAADGDGENSVYTANLVQYLRQPGLPVEEVFKSVRADVSRQTNDAQIPWENTSLVGRFYFTEPQTATTTAALPPPPDAAPLVGGLQVSVNAPRATVYVDGREAGTATSSKPFEQSNLPAGTAQVTVRADGYEDHTETVSIEPGKWTQKPVVLAKASVVQPPEPTRQPAVVASENTSDVFRVRVECSKGVFVIECHKQWAPLGAQRFYDLVCRQFYDGAAFFRVVPGFVIQFGIPADPQVGAQWDDSELPDDPVRQTNAAGTVSFASGGENTRTTQLFINIGNNAKLDSMGFAPIGEIVEGMDVVKAINAEYGERPDQGRIRREGAFYLKENFPRLDFIHHATIVP; translated from the coding sequence ATGAGTCGGCGGTCAATCGCCTTTGGCATCATGTTCTTGGCGGCCGTGTGCCCCGTCTTCGCCGCGCAGGACCGCGGCGGCGGGGGCACGGCCGCGCCGCCGCCCGGCGGCTCCGGAAGCGCGCGCGTGGCACTGGTCATCGGCAATTCGGCCTATGCAGCTTCGCCGCTGCGTAATCCGGTGAACGACGCGAACGCGATGGCCGAGGCGCTGCGTGCGTGCGGGTTCGAGGTGACCGTCAAGACCGACTGCGACCTCGAAACGATGGAGAAGGCCGTGACCGCCTTCGGCGAACGCATCCGCGGCGCGGGCGCGGCTCTGTTCTACTACGCGGGTCACGGCATGCAGGTGAATGGTGAGAACTATCTCGTTCCGGTGACGGCGCAGCCGGAATCCGAGGACGAGGTGAAGTTCCGCTGCACCAACGTGGGCCTGGTCCTGGCTAAGATGAAGAACAGCGGCGCATCGGTCAATCTGCTCATCCTGGATGCCTGCCGCAATAATCCCTTCCCGCGCAGCGTCCGCACCACAGCCGCGGGTCTGGCCACGATGGAGGCGGCGAAGGGCGTGCTGATCGCCTACGCGACCGCGCCTGGCTCGGTTGCCGCGGACGGCGACGGCGAGAACAGCGTTTACACGGCGAACCTGGTGCAGTACCTGCGGCAGCCGGGGCTGCCCGTGGAAGAGGTATTCAAGTCCGTACGCGCCGATGTGTCGCGTCAGACCAACGACGCGCAAATCCCCTGGGAGAACACCTCGCTGGTGGGGCGCTTCTATTTCACGGAGCCGCAAACGGCAACGACCACGGCCGCATTGCCGCCGCCGCCGGATGCCGCGCCGCTCGTCGGCGGGTTGCAGGTCTCGGTGAATGCGCCGCGAGCTACGGTGTACGTGGACGGTCGCGAAGCGGGCACGGCGACGTCGTCCAAGCCGTTCGAGCAGTCGAACCTGCCCGCGGGCACGGCTCAGGTGACGGTGCGCGCCGACGGCTACGAAGACCATACGGAAACGGTGAGCATCGAGCCGGGCAAGTGGACGCAGAAGCCGGTGGTGCTGGCCAAGGCCAGCGTCGTGCAACCGCCGGAACCTACGCGCCAGCCCGCGGTGGTTGCGTCGGAAAACACGTCTGATGTGTTCCGGGTTCGAGTCGAATGCAGTAAGGGCGTGTTTGTCATCGAATGCCACAAGCAATGGGCACCTCTTGGAGCCCAGCGGTTTTATGACTTGGTTTGCAGACAGTTCTACGACGGAGCGGCATTCTTTCGTGTCGTGCCTGGGTTCGTCATCCAATTTGGAATTCCAGCTGACCCGCAAGTTGGAGCGCAGTGGGACGATTCTGAGCTGCCCGACGACCCAGTTCGACAAACGAACGCGGCCGGCACGGTGAGTTTCGCGTCGGGTGGCGAAAACACACGCACGACGCAGCTTTTCATTAACATAGGTAACAACGCGAAGCTGGACAGCATGGGCTTCGCCCCTATTGGCGAAATTGTAGAAGGCATGGACGTTGTCAAGGCGATCAACGCAGAATACGGAGAGCGCCCCGATCAGGGACGTATCCGAAGGGAAGGAGCGTTTTACCTTAAAGAGAATTTCCCGCGTCTGGATTTCATCCACCACGCAACAATTGTTCCCTAG